The nucleotide window AACCCCGATAGTGCTTCTTGACAACACTATAAGAAAGTTTCTTCCCAATGTTCCGCGACGCGCTGAATACACGAATACCATATGGTTAAAGCTGGTCTTAGGCAGGAATGGTCTTGGTGTGGATTCCGAAAAGATTGAAACTGCAAAGCAACTTGGCGGCTCGCAAACCTCACCCCTAAAAGAGCGAGCCTTAAAATAAAACCTCCGTGGAAAGCAATCATGGACAATACCCTTTGGGAAATAGCATTCAGAGACCCGCACAAACTTGTGCTTTTTGTGGCCTTGATAACAGGGGCGGTGGGTTCGTACCTCGTGTACAGAACTACAATTCCTGACTCTCCGAGATCAGCACGGATAATCATGTGTGTGTTGCGCTTTATCGCCGTAGCCACGATAATATTCGCCTTGCTCGACCCTGTGCTAAGGATAGTAACGAAAAAAGAGATAATACCAAAACTCGTTTTTCTCGTGGATAACTCACAAAGTATGTCGATAAGCGACCCCAGCGGAGATAGGAAAAAGATAGTGCGCGAAATACTTACCTCAAAAACTCTCGCCAAACTTAAAGAAAGATTTCCATGCGAATTTTTCCTGTTCTCTGACTCACTAAAGCCTTTTTCAGAACCTGACTTTAGCGGCAACGGTACTGCTATAGGCAATGCACTTCAGAAAATCCTTGATACTGCACAGACGATGGACATAGGTGCAGTAGTTCTCATTAGTGACGGGCAAAACAACATTGGCATCGACCCTATAAGCGTCTCTCCAGCGTATCCATTTCCAGTGTTCACGATAGGTGTTGGCGACCCGACGCCAATGCGCGATGTGATGGTAGCGAATGTTATATCGAGCCCTGTCGCATATGTGGACGAGAGCCTCAAAGTAGTCGCTGACATAAGAGCCTGGCGAGCAGGAGAGGAAAAAGTAATGGTAAATCTGTACGAGGGCAGAAAAAAGATAGCTTCAAAGCAGGTTATGCTACCGGCGGAGGGACAGTCAGTAAGAGTCGAGTTCGCGCTAAAGCCAGATAAAGAAGGGATACATTACTATAAGGTCAGCGTGCCAACTATAAAAGGTGAGGCAACAAAGTCGAACAATCAGAGAGTAGTATCCGTGAATGTGCTTTCCTCGCGAAAAAAAGTCCTTATTGCCTGCGACCACCTATCGTGGGAAGTAACATTCTGGAAACGGGGAATCTCACAAGACCCTCACATCAAAGTGTACCTTTATTCAAAGAAAGGCGGCGGGGATAAAAACCTGAGGTTACCCTCTCCGTCACCGGAAGCGCTTCTTGCGTACGACGCTATCGTGCTAATACACTGCGGTCCTCTTCTCAAAAGAGAATTCGGTAATGCCCTGTCGCAGTATGTTAAACAGGGCGGTTCAATACTCATCTTACTCGACGAAAGCACGCCACTCGGCAGTTCAGGGCTTCGAGCGCTTTCTAATGCGCTACCCGTGGAATTTGTGGAGCCTATAGCTTTCAGAAGCGGTGAGCTAACCCCAAAACTCGGCGGCGATGGATACACGAGCCCCATAACTGACATCGAGGGCATCGCCGAGGAACTACCACTAATGCCACCGCTGATGGGCTTCGTTCCCGTTAGACCAAAACCGGATGCATCTGTGCTTATATCGTGTAAACTTGCTGGTGGAAAGGATACGCCCATTCTTGTCGTTGGACAGTATGGCTCAGGAAAAAGCGCGATAGTAGCTGGTTCGCCCTTGTGGCGATGGGCAATGATGCCTATGGCATACGGAAGGGACAGCAAGGTTTTTATGAAACTTGTCAGGAACCTAACGCAATACCTTCTTGCCAAGGAAAAAATAGAGAGATTCAAAATAATGCCTTCCAAACGAGTCTTCTCAAGCGGTGAACCCATAACTTTTTCTGCGGCAGTTCGCAACGAACTAAACAAACCTCTATCCGGTGCTGTAGTCAGCGTAAGAATTCTTAATCCCGATTCCGGGATGGCAGAGGTATCGTCAACGGAGCTTACGGAAATCACATCGGGAGTTTACGAAGCAAACATTCCTTCGCTTTCGCCAGGGCGATACATCATAAAAGGCATCGCGACCCTAAATGGAGACACCATCGGCAAAGCCTCGACAGCCATAATGGTTGAGCCATTCAAAATCGAGCTTGCGAAAACCAATCAGGATGAGGCACTGCTTAAACTATTGGCCGAACACACCGGCGGCAAATATCTGCCCGCCAGCTTAATAGAAAAGCTTGACGATGAGCTAAAGCTTGACAAACGAGTTAAAATGCTCTCGCACGAAAAAGAACTCTGGAACCTCCCTGTTTTACTTGTTATCGCTGTTTGTTCGCTTGCCATAGAATGGATTCTAAGGAAGAAATTCAATCTTATGTAACTCTAAAATTTTCAATAAGATATAAAAAATAAAATTTTTTTGTCAACAAAAAATTGTATCCCGTCAACTTTATAATGTTGACTTTTTCTCTTTTTTCATAATTATTTCACTGAAAGGGGGTAAAATATGGTTAGAGTCAAGATTAAGACTTTATTAATAATTTTCTTTGTTTCTGCGGCCAGTTGGGCACAGCCAAAGCTTTACATACCAAAACCTACTTTCGATTTCGGTTACATGCCTGAAGGAACTTATGTGGTTCATAAATTTGTGATAAAAAATACTGGTAAAGATGTTCTAAAAATCCGCCGGATAAGAACCACCTGCAGCTGCACCTGGGCCCCGATAAAAACACACATAATAAAACCCGGCGAGCAGACAGAGCTTTCCCTTTTTTTCAACAGTGCAAGATACTTCCATCGCACCGCTAAGGCAGCTATAATAATCACAAACGACCCCGAGGCTCCTGCCGAAAAGGTAATGATAATAGCCAACATGGATACATCGAAACAGAAGACAGTTCTGATAGTCCCGTGGAAGCTCGACCTTGGCGTAGGCTGGAAGTTCAAACCGAAGGGGACGGTTAAAATCAAAAACATAACCCACAAGCCTGTGACGCTTAAAGTAATCGACTACTTCGACGAGGTTCTCGAGGAGCCTGTGCTCAGCACATCCCAGCTTCAGCCGGGGACCTGGGCAGAACTAAAGATTTCCGTGAAGAAAGGTGCAGCAAAGGAGCATTACATCCACGCATCAGTAACGGTATCTGTTCTTGGGCAGGCGGGGAATGAGATTACTCGCTTCACAATACCCGTTTGCGGTGGGACTGAATAAGACATTGCCACACATTCTTTTCTAAAAAAGCCAATAAATTCACGCCAAACCATAAAGCCTACCAAAAAAGTCTTGCATATATAGCTGTAATTTCTATTATTTGCTCAATATGTTGAGAGGCATTGCTAAATATACTGTAATTGTTCTTGCCGTTTTCTTCACACTCTTTCCAGTTAAAGCATATGGGACGGTAAATGTCGAAGTGTATTACTCCAAGTATTGCGAGGAATGCCACAAGGTCATGAACGAAATTCTGCCAAAGCTCAAGAAAAAGTATGGCGAAAAGGTCAGGTTCGAATATTACGAGGTCGAGGAAAATGCTGAAAACTACGAAAAGCTCTTAAAACGCGAGGAAGAAGTCAACGATAGAGGCAACGAATTCCCCGTGATATTCGTTGGCAACAAGGTTTTCGGTGGGCTGGATGAGGTCGTAAAAGGGCTTGCCAGTGCCATAGAGGACGCCATAAAACTTAAAAAGCCTGCTCCGACCAAACCCCAAAAAATCGCCAAGAAGGAAACCACCACTCAAAAAACCCCTGCCAAACCGAAAACTGCCCCCGAAAAGACCATGTCTGAGAAACCTTCAGCGCAACCTGAACGAATCGGAACAGTGTATGTAGCCTTTTTCTCAAAGCGGGGATGCGCTCACTGCGATAGAGTCCATCTCGACCTCGAGTTTTTAAGCAAAAAATACCCTACAGACGATTTCCCTGTCGCCTTCGTCTATAAAACCTTCGAGATAGAAAAAAACGAAAGCAAACTTCTTAACGAGGCTCTCTGCGAGAGACTTAATGTTCCCGAAAAGCACAGGTTGGCGACGCCAGCCGTATTTTTTGAGAGGCACTCCCTAATAACTGGTCTCGATAAACTAAACGAGCCGATAATAGATTCGATAGTTCACCTTTACCCTCGAGGCTCGTCGAAATTCTGGATGGCAGTTACGGATTCAGAACTCATTGCGGCTAAAAACAGGATCGCTCATAGGTTCTCAAAGTTTCATGTTGCCCCGATAATCTTCGCCGGTCTCCTTGATGGCATAAACCCATGTGCCATGGGCGCCCTGATTTTTTTCATAACATTTCTCACAGTAGCCGGGAGAAAAAAGCGCGAGATAATAATGGTTGGCATATCATACACGGTTGCTGTATTTGTAACATATTATCTTATAGGCATTGGTCTCCTAAGTTTCGTTTCTTCCCTTTCGATATTTAAAGTTATAGCACGCTGGGTTTACCTTGCCACAGCCATTCTTGCGGCCGGATTGGGTGTGTTCTCCATCGTTGACTACATAAGGGCGAAAAAGGGCGATATAGGCGATATGGTTCTGAAACTCCCCAACGGTTTGAGGAAAAGAATACACAGATTTATGATATCAACCAACGAACCCAGGAAAAGGCGCAATTTCATACTCGCCGCCTTAATAACTGGCTTTCTCGTGAGTCTCCTCGAGCTCGCCTGCACCGGGCAGGTCTATCTCCCAACGATAATTTTCGTGATGGGAATACCCGGTTTAAGATTAAAAGCATATCTTTACCTTCTTCTTTACAATTTAATGTTTATACTCCCGCTTCTTGCAGTTTTCATTGTTTCCTACTTCGGCGCTACATCAGAGCAACTCAACGCGATGCTTCAGCAGAAAACCGCCATAATAAAACTTTTCACTGCATTGCTTTTCTTCACCATGGCTGGATTGCTATTCAGGGTGATAATCGTTGGATGAGAATTCCTACCGATAATCCTATCCTATAATCAATTAAAATTACTATTGTCAACAAATGTAAAAAATTTCTTGCTTAATTTGGGGTGGGCGTTAAAATAACAGTCCCAACTGCAAGGAGGCATCAATGAAGCGAGATTTTCTTTCTTGTGCGGATTTTTCTGCCCATGAGATATACAAAGTAATTAGTGACGCATTGATCCTCAAGCAACTAAGCGGGACATCAAAAACGCCTCGCATACTCGAGGGCAAACATGCAGCCCTACTTTTTAGAAAACCATCGCTCAGAACCAGGGCAAGTTTCGAGGTCGGCATAAGGCAACTTGGAGGGCAAACGCTTTTTTTCTCCGAGGCGGAGGTTGGAATGGGAAAGCGGGAAAGCGTTCACGATGTTGCTAAAGTTCTATCAAGATTTTTCGACCTAATAGTGATAAGGACCTTTTCTCACGAAGAACTCGTTGAGTTCGCTGGATATGCCACCGTTCCCGTTATAAATGCGCTAACCGACCTTCTTCATCCGTGTCAAATCATGGGCGATGTAATGACCATACACGAGAAAAAAGGCAGGATAGACGAAATATCCATAGCGTTCGTTGGCGATGGCGGCAACAACATAGCAAATTCATGGGTTAACATCGCATCACGCATTCCTCTCGACCTCAGGATAGGAACAATTCCCGAAAGGACCCCAAACGAGGAAATCCTTGAGCGCGCCAAGGAAGCAGGCATATCGAAAATAACCATCACATTCGACCCCGTTGAGGCGGTTAATGGCGCCGATGTTATATACACCGATGTCTGGGCATCAATGGGCGAGAAAGAAAAGATAGCCGAGCGTGAGGCAAAACTAAGACCGTTTCAGGTGAACAAGAAGCTTCTTTCGCATGCCAAGGATGATGTGATAGTTATGCATTGCCTTCCCGCTGAAAGAGGGCGCGAAATAACCGATGAAGTAATGGATGGACCGCATTCTGTGGTCTTTGATCAGGCAGAAAACAGACTTCACATACAAAAATCAATAATTATCCATCTTTTCGGCAAGAGCTTGTAAAAACAACGATATGGACTCGGTAATTTTTGAAATAATTCCGCCGCCGAAAGCATGGGCGAAAGAACGCGTCGAAGGCTGGGTGGAAGGCATAGTCAAACTCCTCGAGACCACGGGAATAAACATGTTAAACATTCCAGAGGTGGTAGCTCAAGCGCGGGAGAATCGACCCGTGCCCTACCGCGAAAAAGTTCCCGTGGAGGAATTCGCAGCGATAATAAGAAAAAGGTGCACCACCATAGAAATAATGCTTAACCACATAACGGTGAGACGACCTTTCGAAAAGTTCAGGGAATGGTTCGATAGGCGCATCAGCGAGGGTTACAAATACTTCGTTCTGGTTGGCGGAGAATCGAGTAAAATAAGCTATCTCGGGCCAAGTGTTCTTGAGGCAGCGGAGTGGGCGAAGTTGAACTATCCGGATGTGAAGCTCGGTGGGATAACGATATTCACCAGAAAAAACGAAGCCGAAAGAATAATACGGAAAATGAACGCAGGGATAGAGTTTTTCGTCTCGCAAATCATCTACGAAACTGAAAACATGAAGCAAATACTCTTTGAGCTCGAGAAAAAAATAAGCATAAACGAATTTCCATTTATATATGTATCGCTCGCCCCGGTGGTGCGTAATCGTGACATAGAATTTATAAAGTGGCTTGGGGTTGAGTTTCCTACCGCAGTTCTGTCTTACTTCTCGATGGACGAGACCAAACTTGCAGAGCATTCGTGCGAAATACTTTGGCGCATAGTGGACGAGATAAACAGACTGAAAGAAAGATATGGCAAGGAGCGGATAGGAATAAATTTTGAACATGTGATGTACAATAATCTCGAGATAAGTGAGGTAATGCTTTCACAGCTAATCAAGGGGGAACTTAGTTGCACGGATATATCATAAACGGCATATTTCCGCGGGACGAGGACCTCATAAAAGCAACTCGGGAATTCGACCGCGGTCGTTGCACCGCCGAGCATGTTTATTCCCTTCAGGAAAAGGAACGGAAATTGCTTTTTTCACTTCAAAAAGATGCAGCCTTCATAAGCGATGGTCTTCTTAATTGGCAGGACCTTCTTCGGCCTTTCTCGGAAATACTAACTGGTGCACGGGTTGATGGACTTGTAAGGTTTTTCGAGACGAACACATTTTATCGTCGACTTTACTTTGAGGGCAATGTAAAAATACTTGAGGGCAAACTCACACATTGGTGGAAACAATACTTTTTTGATGAGGGTAATGAGGGCAAAATGATGAGGGTGTTACCCTCACCCAGTTTGTTCGTGAGGTTCTCAGAAGGAATAAGCCTCGAAAAAGCTGCGGGATTACTTGCAGAAATCACAAAATTCCTTTCTGATGAAACCTGTGGTGCGATAGTATTCGAAGAACCTTTCCTCACCGACGAGCCACTGGAACACGAGAAAACTTTGAAAAAGTTCTACAAGGGCATCCGTGACATTCAGTGCAAAATTATCTTGCACACATATTTCGGAAACATAGCTGAAAGGCTTAATTTTTACCTGTCGCTTCCCATCGATGCTTTGGGCATAGATTTTTATCGGACTCCCATCGAGGCACTGGATGGCATTAGATTCCCCGAGCACATAGCACTCTTAGCTGGCGTAGTTAATACCGAGAATACTCTAATCGAGAAACCGGATGACATTCGCGAGTTTATTGAGAGGGTTGGCAACATGATACTTCCGGCAGGGATTATCATTTCGGGCAATGCTGACTTTCAATTTTTACCCTACGAGGTTGCGTTAAAGAAAGTTGAGGTCCTAAAATCAGTGGAGAGCGTGAAATGACACGAATCCTGACGCACGAAATAGGCAGTCTTGCTAAACCCGGATGGCGCGTTAAGGTGCTTGCGGGCAAAGTAATTGACGAATCGGATATCGAGTACGCAAAGAAATGGGCGGAAATTCTTGATATAGGCGAGCAAGCCAATGAGCTACTAAGAATACTCGATAAACGAGCTGACTTCACCGCTGACGACAAAAGGAAAGTGGTCGACTTTTCGGTGCTATTCGCGCTGAAGTTTTTCGAGAAGGCAGGGCTCGATATAATCTATGACGGGGAACAGCGCAGAGTCGAGATGTATGAGTATGCCGTTCGCAGGATAAAGGGTTTTAAGTTCGTGGGACATGTCAGAAGTTTCGATAATAAGTATTTCCGCAAAGCAGCATGCGTTAAGAAGCCAAAACTCGAAAGTCCGTATCATGTGGATGAGTTCCTTTCAGCGTTAAAATTGACAAAAAAACCTCTCAAAGTGCCGATAACTGGTGCATACACAATAGCCGATTGGTCCTACGACGAACATTACATCGGCTCGGTTGCCATAGGCTCCAAAAACTTCCTTGAAAAGCTCAGTCAAGCAAGGAAGGCGTTTATTTCTGATTTGGCTAAGGAGGTCATCCATCCAAACATAAAGGCGCTTATCGATGCAGGCGCAAAGTACATCCAGATAGACGAACCAGCGGCGACCACAAGGCGCAACGAAATAAAGGTTTTCATCGACTCAGTAATCGATTCGATAGGAGACCTTACAGGAAAGGCATTTTTCACCATTCACATATGTTTCTCCGATTACTCCCTTCTTTTCCCTGAAATAGGGCGACTTGAGGGCATAATAGACGAACTTCACTTCGAGTATGCCAACGACGACACGACTGAACTCGGCGTTTCAGCAAAAAAACGAAAGGGGTATAGGCTGCTCGACACTTTAAGGGAATACGACTTCAAAATCGGGCTCGGAACAATAGATGTTCACACCGACTTTATCGAGCCCCCGGAACTCGTTAGAGATAGGATTTTATACGCTGTAGATCGTATCAATGATCCCTCACGCATACTTGTAGCACCAGATTGTGGGCTTCGCACCCGCACTTGGGAAGTAGCTTTCGAGAAACTTCGCAACATGGTTGAGGGCAGAAACATGGCTCTCGCGAAAATAGGGCTCGCTTAATGAGGGCAACTCATCGAAATACCCTCACCAAAATTGATTCCAAACTTTTTACACCCTCACTTAATCAACCACACGACCTTTCTGATTGTTTTTTCGCCCGCATTAACAACCACAAAATATGCTCCTGAGGGCAAATCACCAGCATCCCATATAGTAACATACGAGCCCGCCCTCAAATGTGCGTTAACGGGTTCCGAAACAAGCTTACCTGATATGTCGTATATGCGCATTCGCAGGAACGACGGACGAGCCAGCTTGAAGTCTATGGCACAGCGACGATTAAACGGATTGGGGAAAACAGCGACAGCAACTGAATAAGGCTTAGTCTCAAGTTCCTTAATCCCGGCTTCTCCAGCCCATTTCAGGAATATATCGCGGGTGGCAGCAGGGGGCAATGTTACCGTTTCCCATCCATACGCGGGGATGTAGATAACTCTTTCGCCCTCAACTTTGTATGTTCCGGGTGGAATACCCATCATCTGATACTCCCCGCTCACAGCAGAAATAGAGGCATAACGCGCAGAATCGCTTGCGGGCTCGCAAAGCATAGCGATAATGCCTCGCGTGGCAACGGTGTCCGTATCGCCTACAACTACAAAAGTCATTCCGTGAATCACACTCCCTGAGGGCGTTAATGGCGCATTTCTAAGCGGAATGTTAATGTGCTCAACATCGCTACCTCGCACTCTCACCACCGCTGCGGAATCCCAATGAAAAACCCCGCCGTAGTAGCTTGGAACATATCCATCGCTATACGCAAGCACATAATATGTGCTGTCCTCAACTGGAATGGAATAATCGCCGACCGAATCGGTTATAGCAAAGGAATAGCGGTCAGTTCTTACCGTATCGGTGGGCAACGCCATCACGAGCGAATTTTCCAGACCGGTCCCGAGCGAAGCATCGGTTATCTTACCCTTAATAAAGTGATAGGTGGAATAAGTTTCGAGCACAAAGTCGAATGTATTTTCCCCGGGGTGAAGCGAAATCGTATCCGCATCAAAGGGATAAATCTGGTCATTCCAGAATTCGGGACGGTGAGCACCCGAGGTGTCAATGGCTGCCATCATCAATGTCATAGTCATAACTCTTGGATGAAGCTCCGCTGAATAGGCTCCCGAAGCATCGGTGAAAGTCGAGAAAACCACATCCGATGGCATCAAATAGCGCATTCCAATAACTCTGGCACCAGGAATAGGGTTAAGAGCCTGGTCGAGCACTCTTCCTACAACTTTAATTATGTGTCCCACAGGGAACACACAGCACACTGTGTCGCAGTTTGGTTCGCATGTATCGGGCATATCCGCTGCTGATACGCAAATCCTTATGCTGCGGTAATCAACGAGAGGAATTGAGTCAAGCCCCACTCGCAAAGTCCCGGTCGTCGCAGACCAACTAACCAGTGACGACCTTATTATATAGGCGAAAGTATCGATAGTTATCGTTATGCTGGAATCGTAAACAGTGTTGCTGTCAACAATATAGGCAACAATATATGAGGCAGTATCCCATAAGGTGTCGGCGCAGCGTGGCATGACAAACTCTATGTGCGGTGGCGTCCGGTCGATGGTGAAATAATACCTGCTGTAATCGTTGTAAACGCTCCACAGCCCATCGGTTAAGGAGAGAAGCCATTCTATTATCAGCGTATCTCCTCTTACTTCAGTTACTGCTGTATCAACGGGACTTACGACCAGACTTCCAGAGGGGGAACTAACCGTTATCAAGCTCCAATACGGCGGAATACCATGCGGGAAGCGAAGCACAATAGCCAGAGAATCGCAACTCACAACGCTTCCAGAATCTGGACTTATAAGCTCGAACACAAAAGGCGCCACGATAAACGACCAGCATGTGTCCGAGGAGTTGCCTGCGAAGTCTGCTATACGCAAGCAGACAGTGTGAGTATCCACTCCCAAACCGCTGACAGAATAGTACAAAATGTAGCCGTGACAGGTTGAATCGTAAAGATGAGTAACCGATGAGACAGCAGATGTATCGCCATCAAACGAGAATCTTAGCGACGACAAGTCGATACCCGATATTCCCCACGAACCAGCACAACTATCGCACACTTTCACCCTTACTGTTACCATACTTGAGACGCTTTCGCCCGGCGATGGCTCTAATATTTCTATGCACGGCGGTGTCGTGTCCGGGGGAAGCTCGGCGAAAAATGTTATGGAAGGTGTTCTGAGCAAGTTACCAGCCCTATCCAATGCTCTAAGACCTGCATGATATGTCTCGCCATATCGAAGTGGGAAAACGGTCGTGTCGAGCACAACTGTGGCAGAACATAAATATGTGGACACCATCAAACCATGCCCTGGGGTGAGCAGTACTGGAAATGCTACACCCCGACTTATGCTAATCTCAATTGCGGAATCATCGATACCGCTGCAGAAAGGACACAACGAGTCAAGAGGGTCCACCAGAACAAACCGCGGCGGAGAATGCACTGATATAGTGTCGCTATCGGAGACAGATGAATAAATAAGCACAGGTGGGCATGTATCAGCGCTGCACACGAACCAGTCCATGTGTGCCTCTGACATATTACCAGCATAATCGCTTATCTGAATTCCCACCGAAAGGAGTGTTGAACTTGTATCAGTGTAGAACTTAACTATCAGGGATGCTGCGCTATCGGTCATATGGACGAATCGAGTGGAAATAGGCGCTAAAGGAACTCCATCAAGCATAAGGTCTAATCTTAATGTCGCCGAATCTATTCCAGTAACCACAGAACAATGCCTGTCGTCAAAAATGAAGGAGCAACTTGTCGTCCCAGGTGGCACGCAAAGTGTCATGGTGTCTGGCTCGGCGAACAAAATAGTCGGCGGGCATGTGTCCATAGGCGGTGTCGATGTGTAAAAATGAAGGCAGTAGACCCCATAGTTCCAAAGCAAGTCCGAGGCATTAAAGCAAAGCTCATAACAGGATGCCGGCATAAGCGAAAGCGCACGGAACGGGCACGATATACCCACCGAATCAGCGGGTAATAGTTCGATGTTTAAAGGCGCATCAAACCATATTGTATCAGCGCACAAATGATACCTTGCTATAATGGAGAAAGTATCCACACCAGTCGGTGGACAACCGTTATCTATAAGTCGTCCACGAAGAATCGTGTCGCCATAGGTGTTATACCACCTTACGCCGTCCGATGTTAGAGTTTCGCCATCGAAGATGTTCAAAAGGAGCAGAGGCGGGCATGTGTCGGAAAGAGAGGGAATAGAGTCGCAGATGTAAAGTGTCATGCATGTGTCAAGAATGTTTACCTGCATATCGTTACATCTAACGCAAAGTGTTGCTCCACTGCCGGGAACAAGTGGAATAGCACGGGGGTCAACCCAAACATTGTAAGTGTTCGGTCCAACCGAATCCACGAATAAACCCACCCCCAGATTTAAAACTGTTG belongs to bacterium and includes:
- the argF gene encoding ornithine carbamoyltransferase translates to MKRDFLSCADFSAHEIYKVISDALILKQLSGTSKTPRILEGKHAALLFRKPSLRTRASFEVGIRQLGGQTLFFSEAEVGMGKRESVHDVAKVLSRFFDLIVIRTFSHEELVEFAGYATVPVINALTDLLHPCQIMGDVMTIHEKKGRIDEISIAFVGDGGNNIANSWVNIASRIPLDLRIGTIPERTPNEEILERAKEAGISKITITFDPVEAVNGADVIYTDVWASMGEKEKIAEREAKLRPFQVNKKLLSHAKDDVIVMHCLPAERGREITDEVMDGPHSVVFDQAENRLHIQKSIIIHLFGKSL
- a CDS encoding T9SS type A sorting domain-containing protein, with protein sequence MIKRSFVFIILLLVGMAFCQLDTIPPQINWTSPSPGETLVRIGPHWSGHDPNFIVSFNDTLPSSGLNSASLLITLAECDSPGTTITGYISFVSFNFGFANCPFDWLGLDTNMCYQLCLSIADNMGNADTECVRFYTSSEVLDTCSPVIISTHPEGMGILCPPDDSIWFVVVDSARSCDYSSGVGDAVAILTVSGGAPETLYVDSGLVRSDIDSITSLFVLDTAYYTLPPDTSVNLVIIAYDVSGNSKISMLMFYTCDTVMVDTCAPIVEWTAPFYGETLVMIDSIWRTTAWDTEFVVIAHDTGGMGCPGSAIDTYSIGVFYTPCDTADTHYIGGLTAVFIETNFVYISGLMDSLELDPGRCYRLCLRVGDVNGNRIISCVLFYTQPPLTPDTCPPVVADWVPPSDTCIPFGFMVDAVICDDMSCSVSPLISESLVVTLLTASDTTDVTDSVIITPIGSCMRVSYRIGPPHIMPGDTFSLCVHIVDTAGNALDSCNTWFVCRGGGADLCPPIVDWIIPTDGETLIMRRMYWYTRSLDSIFRVSIVDTGCPPTDIDLSSINAYFIKPGVPTHFPVPYRVADHLPGHVLIEMNNIDFILDPGSEYRFCVEASDVRMNHAVGCITVYTISATSVDSCPPELEEWYVTPGDTYCPPSRLGFRISDPYDSVVCTYASGIDVPRITALWYVGGPPTVLNLGVGLFVDSVGPNTYNVWVDPRAIPLVPGSGATLCVRCNDMQVNILDTCMTLYICDSIPSLSDTCPPLLLLNIFDGETLTSDGVRWYNTYGDTILRGRLIDNGCPPTGVDTFSIIARYHLCADTIWFDAPLNIELLPADSVGISCPFRALSLMPASCYELCFNASDLLWNYGVYCLHFYTSTPPMDTCPPTILFAEPDTMTLCVPPGTTSCSFIFDDRHCSVVTGIDSATLRLDLMLDGVPLAPISTRFVHMTDSAASLIVKFYTDTSSTLLSVGIQISDYAGNMSEAHMDWFVCSADTCPPVLIYSSVSDSDTISVHSPPRFVLVDPLDSLCPFCSGIDDSAIEISISRGVAFPVLLTPGHGLMVSTYLCSATVVLDTTVFPLRYGETYHAGLRALDRAGNLLRTPSITFFAELPPDTTPPCIEILEPSPGESVSSMVTVRVKVCDSCAGSWGISGIDLSSLRFSFDGDTSAVSSVTHLYDSTCHGYILYYSVSGLGVDTHTVCLRIADFAGNSSDTCWSFIVAPFVFELISPDSGSVVSCDSLAIVLRFPHGIPPYWSLITVSSPSGSLVVSPVDTAVTEVRGDTLIIEWLLSLTDGLWSVYNDYSRYYFTIDRTPPHIEFVMPRCADTLWDTASYIVAYIVDSNTVYDSSITITIDTFAYIIRSSLVSWSATTGTLRVGLDSIPLVDYRSIRICVSAADMPDTCEPNCDTVCCVFPVGHIIKVVGRVLDQALNPIPGARVIGMRYLMPSDVVFSTFTDASGAYSAELHPRVMTMTLMMAAIDTSGAHRPEFWNDQIYPFDADTISLHPGENTFDFVLETYSTYHFIKGKITDASLGTGLENSLVMALPTDTVRTDRYSFAITDSVGDYSIPVEDSTYYVLAYSDGYVPSYYGGVFHWDSAAVVRVRGSDVEHINIPLRNAPLTPSGSVIHGMTFVVVGDTDTVATRGIIAMLCEPASDSARYASISAVSGEYQMMGIPPGTYKVEGERVIYIPAYGWETVTLPPAATRDIFLKWAGEAGIKELETKPYSVAVAVFPNPFNRRCAIDFKLARPSFLRMRIYDISGKLVSEPVNAHLRAGSYVTIWDAGDLPSGAYFVVVNAGEKTIRKVVWLIK
- a CDS encoding DUF1573 domain-containing protein, which translates into the protein MVRVKIKTLLIIFFVSAASWAQPKLYIPKPTFDFGYMPEGTYVVHKFVIKNTGKDVLKIRRIRTTCSCTWAPIKTHIIKPGEQTELSLFFNSARYFHRTAKAAIIITNDPEAPAEKVMIIANMDTSKQKTVLIVPWKLDLGVGWKFKPKGTVKIKNITHKPVTLKVIDYFDEVLEEPVLSTSQLQPGTWAELKISVKKGAAKEHYIHASVTVSVLGQAGNEITRFTIPVCGGTE